The Candidatus Tanganyikabacteria bacterium genome segment CGCATCCTCGGCGGGCGCGACCTGCTGGCTGGCGGCACGTGGCTGGCGGTTTCGGACCGGGGCCTCTTCGCGGCCCTGACGAACTTCCCCTCGCCGGTGCGCGATCCGGCCCGCCGCTCGCGGGGCGAGTTGCCTCTGGCGCTGGCGGCGCATGCGAGCGCCGGCGACGCGGTGACCGCCTTCTGCCGGGAGTTCCGGCCGGCCGACTTCAACCCGGCCTGGATCCTCGTCGGGGATCGGCACGCGCTCTGGTACATCGACTTCACCGCCGGGGACTTTCCGCTGGCCCGGCAACTCCCTCCCGGCATCCACGTCCTCGAGAACCGC includes the following:
- a CDS encoding NRDE family protein produces the protein MARERTPMCLLVALHAAVPGFPLVVAANRDEFLERPAEAMAVLRERGPRILGGRDLLAGGTWLAVSDRGLFAALTNFPSPVRDPARRSRGELPLALAAHASAGDAVTAFCREFRPADFNPAWILVGDRHALWYIDFTAGDFPLARQLPPGIHVLENRPLDEPGGKSEAVRAAVAALAPDFPPGGLWGVLAGHAVP